Proteins found in one Hevea brasiliensis isolate MT/VB/25A 57/8 chromosome 18, ASM3005281v1, whole genome shotgun sequence genomic segment:
- the LOC110664059 gene encoding aluminum-activated malate transporter 12, producing the protein MEIMATSKERWEKNIHVLDEKIKKFPGFVWQTTWRVGRDDPRRVIHAFKVGLALTLVSLLYLVEPLFEGIGQNAIWAVMTVVVVLEFTAGATLIKGLNRGLGTLLAGSLAFGIKYIAQETGNVFRAIFIGAAVFVIGAAATYIRFFPYVKKNYDYGVVIFLLTFNLITVSSFRVSNVLKIAHERFYTIAIGCGICLLMSLLVFPIWSGEDLHNSTVSKLEGLAKSIEACVNEYFSDVEKEDTQDKSSEDPIYKGYKNVLDSKSQDETLALHASWEPRHSRHCRYPWQQYVKLGAVLRHFGYTVVALHGCLRTEIQTPRSCRALFKDPCIRVASEVSKALVELANSIRNHRHCSPEILSDHLHEALQDLNTAIKSQPRLFLGSNHNQATNMLALAAAHARQKQEKDHGVSLSSVKTDSSALFEWKTKRANNEQSREAERKVLRPQLSKIAITSLEFSEALPFAAFASLLVEIVARLDNVIEEVEELGRIACFKEFKPGDEIVFNCETPKVNVSQNHLPSTDGAE; encoded by the exons ATGGAAATTATGGCCACGAGCAAGGAGAGGTGGGAGAAAAATATTCATGTTTTAGATGAGAAAATCAAAAAGTTTCCTGGTTTTGTATGGCAAACAACTTGGAGAGTTGGTCGAGATGATCCTCGAAGAGTTATTCATGCTTTTAAAGTTGGATTGGCCTTGACGTTAGTCTCCTTGTTGTATCTGGTAGAGCCATTGTTTGAAGGTATTGGACAAAATGCCATTTGGGCTGTGATGACTGTTGTTGTTGTGCTTGAGTTCACAGCAG GTGCAACATTGATTAAAGGACTTAATAGAGGATTAGGGACCCTTCTAGCAGGATCATTAGCATTTGGCATAAAGTACATTGCACAAGAAACTGGCAACGTCTTTCGAGCTATCTTCATCGGCGCTGCAGTTTTTGTTATAG GAGCTGCAGCTACATACATAAGGTTCTTTCCTTATGTCAAGAAGAATTATGATTATGGAGTTGTGATATTCCTCTTGACCTTCAATTTGATAACTGTGTCAAGCTTTCGCGTTAGCAATGTACTAAAGATCGCGCATGAACGCTTCTACACCATCGCCATTGGCTGTGGTATTTGCCTATTAATGAGTCTGCTGGTTTTCCCAATTTGGTCGGGAGAAGATCTCCATAATTCCACTGTGTCCAAGCTTGAAGGTCTAGCTAAATCTATAGAAG CTTGCGTCAATGAATATTTTAGTGACGTGGAGAAAGAAGATACCCAAGATAAATCATCGGAGGATCCAATCTACAAAGGTTATAAGAATGTTCTGGATTCAAAATCTCAAGATGAGACTTTG GCATTACATGCAAGTTGGGAGCCTAGGCACTCAAGGCACTGCAGGTATCCTTGGCAGCAGTATGTGAAATTAGGAGCTGTTCTTCGCCATTTCGGTTACACTGTTGTAGCTCTTCATGGATGTCTGCGAACTGAAATTCAG ACCCCAAGATCTTGCCGTGCCCTCTTCAAAGATCCATGCATTCGAGTAGCTAGTGAAGTTTCCAAAGCACTAGTGGAACTTGCCAACAGCATAAGAAATCACCGTCATTGCTCTCCTGAGATACTCTCCGATCATCTCCACGAAGCACTGCAAGACCTTAACACTGCCATAAAATCACAGCCAAGGCTTTTTCTAGGCTCCAACCATAACCAAGCCACAAACATGCTAGCCTTAGCAGCTGCACATGCTAGACAAAAGCAAGAAAAGGATCATGGAGTGTCACTATCAAGTGTAAAGACAGATAGTTCTGCGTTGTTTGAATGGAAAACAAAAAGAGCAAATAATGAGCAATCTAGAGAAGCTGAAAGGAAGGTGTTAAGGCCACAATTGAGTAAAATTGCAATCACAAGTCTTGAGTTCTCAGAGGCACTTCCATTTGCTGCTTTTGCTTCTTTGCTTGTGGAGATAGTAGCAAGGCTAGATAATGTGATTGAAGAAGTTGAAGAGCTTGGAAGGATAGCTTGCTTCAAAGAGTTTAAACCCGGTGATGAGATTGTTTTTAACTGTGAGACACCAAAAGTGAATGTTTCACAGAATCATTTGCCTTCTACTGATGGGGCAGAGTGA